From Eriocheir sinensis breed Jianghai 21 chromosome 16, ASM2467909v1, whole genome shotgun sequence, a single genomic window includes:
- the LOC126999154 gene encoding uncharacterized protein LOC126999154 → MSSSRDTKSHLCLPQHAFPPRRCVEERQQGRNKDNSNTLSRHKGWGHLTCAFLSKTGRPPRRCVEERQGRNEDNSNTLSGKKPPQRLGPPHLCLPQQDRPPTTLVSGGKDNKEGTRTTATHSAALELPHLCLPQQDRPPTTPVCGGKENKEGTRTTATHSAATKVGSASPGQQHEWPGQAGADCCRKQWAHWSSGEATCCWQLQQQRREEVCVSGVWKRIHLKAGPQISHPYTHWCKEL, encoded by the exons TCACACCTGTGCCTTCCTCAGCACGCCTTCCCACCACgccggtgtgtggaggaaagacAACAAGGAAGGAACAAGGACAACAGCAACACACTCAGCCGCCACAAAGGTTGGGGCCacctcacctgtgccttcctcaGCAAGACAGGCCGCCCACCACgccggtgtgtggaggaaagacaaggaaggaacgaggacaaCAGCAACACACTCAGCGGTAAAAAG CCGCCACAAAGGTTGGGACCACCACACCTGTGCCTTCCTCAGCAAGACAGGCCACCCACCACGCTGGTGAGTGGAGGAAAAGACAACAAGGAAGGAACAAGGACAACAGCAACACACTCAGCAGCCTTGGAGCTgcctcacctgtgccttcctcaGCAAGACAGGCCGCCCACCACgccggtgtgtggaggaaaagagaacaaggaaggaacgaggacaaCAGCAACACACTCAGCCGCCACAAAGGTTGGGTCCGCCTCAcctggacagcagcatgagtggccagggcaagcaggagcagactgctgcaggaaGCAGTGGGCTCACTGGTCATCAGgtgaagcaacttgctgctggcaactccagcagcaaaggagagaggaagtttgtgtgtctggagtgtggaaaaggatTCACCTCAAGGCTgggcctcagatatcacacccttacacacactggtgtaaagaactatga
- the LOC126999248 gene encoding uncharacterized protein LOC126999248 isoform X3, whose amino-acid sequence MPGNVTLCHKELSTNITLELSKAIVPEDVFIELLLHAESLPALFTLMIFYTGVCKGVPIKVTLPDEFFPTFLTFIVLYTSVCKGVSVKVTLPDEFFPTFLTFIVLYTSVCKGVSVKVTLPDEFFPTFLTFIVLYTSVCKGVSVKGTLQFEFFSTFLTFIVLYTSVCKGVSVKGTLQFEFFSTFLTFIVLYTSVCKGVSVKVTLPAEFFPTFLTFIVLYTSVCKGVSVKVTLPAEFFPTFLTFIVLYTSVCKGVPIKVTLPAEFFPTFLTFIVLYTSVCKGVPIKVTLPDEFFPTFLTFIVLYTSV is encoded by the exons ATGCCTGGCAATGTCACTCTTTGTcataaagagctttccacaaacatcacacttgaactctctaaggccatagtgcctgaagacgtgTTCATTGAGCTTCTGCTTCACGCTGAatctcttcccgcactcttcacactcatgatctTTTACaccggtgtgtgtaagggtgtgcctatcaaggtgactctcccggatgaattttttcccacattccttacattcatagttctttacaccagtgtgtgtaagggtgtgtctgtcaaGGTGACTCTcccggatgaattttttcccacattccttacattcatagttctttacaccagtgtgtgtaagggtgtgtctgtcaaGGTGACTCTcccggatgaattttttcccacattccttacattcatagttctttacaccagtgtgtgtaagggtgtgtctgtcaagggtactcttcagtttgaatttttttccacattccttacattcatagttctttacaccagtgtgtgtaagggtgtgtctgtcaaG ggtactcttcagtttgaatttttttccacattccttacattcatagttctttacaccagtgtgtgtaagggtgtgtctgtcaaGGTGACTCTCCcggctgaattttttcccacattccttacattcatagttctttacaccagtgtgtgtaagggtgtgtctgtcaaGGTGACTCTCCcggctgaattttttcccacattccttacattcatagttctttacaccagtgtgtgtaagggtgtgcctatcaag GTGACTCTCCcggctgaattttttcccacattccttacattcatagttctttacaccagtgtgtgtaagggtgtgcctatcaag GTGACTCTcccggatgaattttttcccacattccttacattcatagttctttacaccagtgtgtga
- the LOC126999248 gene encoding uncharacterized protein LOC126999248 isoform X2: MPGNVTLCHKELSTNITLELSKAIVPEDVFIELLLHAESLPALFTLMIFYTGVCKGVPIKVTLPDEFFPTFLTFIVLYTSVCKGVSVKVTLPDEFFPTFLTFIVLYTSVCKGVSVKVTLPDEFFPTFLTFIVLYTSVCKGVSVKGTLQFEFFSTFLTFIVLYTSVCKGVSVKGTLQFEFFSTFLTFIVLYTSVCKGVSVKVTLPAEFFPTFLTFIVLYTSVCKGVSVKVTLPAEFFPTFLTFIVLYTSVCKGVPIKVTLPDEFFSTFLTFIVLYTSVCKDVSVKVTLPAEFFPTFLTFIVLYTSVCKGVPIKVTLPDEFFPTFLTFIVLYTSV; encoded by the exons ATGCCTGGCAATGTCACTCTTTGTcataaagagctttccacaaacatcacacttgaactctctaaggccatagtgcctgaagacgtgTTCATTGAGCTTCTGCTTCACGCTGAatctcttcccgcactcttcacactcatgatctTTTACaccggtgtgtgtaagggtgtgcctatcaaggtgactctcccggatgaattttttcccacattccttacattcatagttctttacaccagtgtgtgtaagggtgtgtctgtcaaGGTGACTCTcccggatgaattttttcccacattccttacattcatagttctttacaccagtgtgtgtaagggtgtgtctgtcaaGGTGACTCTcccggatgaattttttcccacattccttacattcatagttctttacaccagtgtgtgtaagggtgtgtctgtcaagggtactcttcagtttgaatttttttccacattccttacattcatagttctttacaccagtgtgtgtaagggtgtgtctgtcaaG ggtactcttcagtttgaatttttttccacattccttacattcatagttctttacaccagtgtgtgtaagggtgtgtctgtcaaGGTGACTCTCCcggctgaattttttcccacattccttacattcatagttctttacaccagtgtgtgtaagggtgtgtctgtcaaGGTGACTCTCCcggctgaattttttcccacattccttacattcatagttctttacaccagtgtgtgtaagggtgtgcctatcaaggtgactctcccggatgaatttttttccacattccttacattcatagttctttacaccagtgtgtgtaaggatgtgtctgtcaAGGTGACTCTCCcggctgaattttttcccacattccttacattcatagttctttacaccagtgtgtgtaagggtgtgcctatcaag GTGACTCTcccggatgaattttttcccacattccttacattcatagttctttacaccagtgtgtga
- the LOC126999248 gene encoding uncharacterized protein LOC126999248 isoform X1, whose product MPGNVTLCHKELSTNITLELSKAIVPEDVFIELLLHAESLPALFTLMIFYTGVCKGVPIKVTLPDEFFPTFLTFIVLYTSVCKGVSVKVTLPDEFFPTFLTFIVLYTSVCKGVSVKVTLPDEFFPTFLTFIVLYTSVCKGVSVKGTLQFEFFSTFLTFIVLYTSVCKGVSVKGTLQFEFFSTFLTFIVLYTSVCKGVSVKVTLPAEFFPTFLTFIVLYTSVCKGVSVKVTLPAEFFPTFLTFIVLYTSVCKGVPIKVTLPDEFFSTFLTFIVLYTSVCKDVSVKVTLPAEFFPTFLTFIVLYTSVCKGVPIKVTLPDEFFPTFLTFIVLYTSVCKGVSVKVTLPDEFFPTFLTFIVLYTSV is encoded by the exons ATGCCTGGCAATGTCACTCTTTGTcataaagagctttccacaaacatcacacttgaactctctaaggccatagtgcctgaagacgtgTTCATTGAGCTTCTGCTTCACGCTGAatctcttcccgcactcttcacactcatgatctTTTACaccggtgtgtgtaagggtgtgcctatcaaggtgactctcccggatgaattttttcccacattccttacattcatagttctttacaccagtgtgtgtaagggtgtgtctgtcaaGGTGACTCTcccggatgaattttttcccacattccttacattcatagttctttacaccagtgtgtgtaagggtgtgtctgtcaaGGTGACTCTcccggatgaattttttcccacattccttacattcatagttctttacaccagtgtgtgtaagggtgtgtctgtcaagggtactcttcagtttgaatttttttccacattccttacattcatagttctttacaccagtgtgtgtaagggtgtgtctgtcaaG ggtactcttcagtttgaatttttttccacattccttacattcatagttctttacaccagtgtgtgtaagggtgtgtctgtcaaGGTGACTCTCCcggctgaattttttcccacattccttacattcatagttctttacaccagtgtgtgtaagggtgtgtctgtcaaGGTGACTCTCCcggctgaattttttcccacattccttacattcatagttctttacaccagtgtgtgtaagggtgtgcctatcaaggtgactctcccggatgaatttttttccacattccttacattcatagttctttacaccagtgtgtgtaaggatgtgtctgtcaAGGTGACTCTCCcggctgaattttttcccacattccttacattcatagttctttacaccagtgtgtgtaagggtgtgcctatcaaggtgactctcccggatgaattttttcccacattccttacattcatagttctttacaccagtgtgtgtaagggtgtgtctgtcaaGGTGACTCTcccggatgaattttttcccacattccttacattcatagttctttacaccagtgtgtga